The DNA region CTATCTTTAGCGTTCGTTTTGATCGGGCATGCTTTAGATGAAATAATGAATCCTAGATTAAAGAGAAGAAGGTAAAAATTAATTGAACGTTCCCTTTTCCTCTTCATCATGATATAGATAGCATGCTACGTAATGTTCCTTGTCTACATTAATAAGGTCTGGGTGAGAATACTTACACTTTTCTTTAGCGTAACTGCATCGGTTGTAGAACCTGCAGCTGGGAGGCAAGTCTATTGGTGAGGGGATTTCATCTTTTATCGTAGGATTTCTCATTTTAATTTTTGGGTTGGGGGATGGAACAGCTTCGATCAGTGCCTTAGCGTAAGGATGTAATGGGTTATCAACCACCTCCGTTGCTTTTCCAACTTCAACTATTTTTCCAAGATACATTATGGCTATTCTGTCACTCACATATTTCGCCATGGCTAGATCATGGGTTATAAATAGGCAGCTCATCCCCCTCTTCTCCTTCATGTCTAAAAATACGTTAAGTATCGACGCCCTCATCGACATATCTACCATTGATACAGGCTCATCAGCCACTATAAATTTAGGGTTTAAAATGAGCGCCGACGCCAATGCCACCCTCTGCCTCTGCCCACCTGAGAGTTGATGCGGGAACCGGAAGAGAAACTCTTCTGGTGGTGTTAACCCAACTTCCTCCATTACTCTCATAACTAATTCTAATCTCTCAGCCTCAGTGCTAACCACTTTATGTATTATTAATGGTTCAGAAAGCGTTGCGTAAACATGCATCCTTGGATTCAGAGATTCGTACGGATCCTGAAATATTATCTGCGCCCTCATCCTAAATTTCTTTAATTCATTCTTGTTTAGTGAAAGTACATCTTTTCCTTCGAACAGCACTCTGCCAAAAGTTGGCTCTATCAGCCTTAAAATCAGCCTACCAGTCGTCGTTTTACCACAACCGCTTTCCCCTACAAGCGCCAGTATCTCTCCCTCTTTTATGTTAAATGTTACGCCGTCTACTGCGCGAAGATGTTTCTGAGGCTTTTTCTTCAGGACTTCAATAAAGCTTCTTTTAATCGGAAAATATTTGCCTAAGTTTTCCGCTCGCAATAAATCGTTGTTCATCAAGGGCGTCTACCCCAATTTACTTTCTATCTCATCTGCCCTTATGCATGCAACAAAATGCTCGTTCCCGACAGGTATAAGCTTAGGCTCCATAGTCTTACATTCTTCTATCGCAAATTTACAGCGGGGGTGAAATCTACATCCTGATGGCGGATTAGATAAATCCGGTGGAGCACCAGACAACCCCTCCAACCTCCTTGGTTTACCTTTTATATCAGGCACAGCCTTTAACAATGCATAAGTATAGGGATGCCTTGGGTTTAAAAACACATTTTCTACATTTCCATACTCAACGATTTTCCCAGCATACATTATTCCAACATGGTTAACCATTTGCGCTATAATAGAAACATCATGGGAAATTAATATTAAGGATAAATTGAATTCTTCCTGAAGCCTCTTTATTAAGTGGAGCACTCTGCTTTGAACTAAAACATCAAGCGCTGTTGTCGGCTCATCAGCTATAACTATTTCGGGTTTAAGCGCTAAAGCCATGGCTATCACAACTCTTTGCCTCATTCCCCCACTAAGTTCAAAAGGATAGCTGTTCACCCTATTTGGATTTATACCTACCATTTCAAGCGATTCTCTAGCCCTCTCCCAAGCTTCCTCGTTTGAGCATTTTTCATGCAGTTTTATTGCTTCCACTATTTGTTCTCCGACGGTGTAAAGCGGATTTAAAGCGTTCATTGCCCCCTGAAATATCATGCTTATCCTTTTCCATCTAATCTCTCTCCTGAATCTAGATTCAGGGAGCCTCAAAATATTTATCCCATTCAAAATTATTTCTCCGCCTTTTATCTCCGCGTTATCTGGCAAAATCCTAAGTATTGATAAACCTAGGCTCGTTTTCCCACATCCGGATTCCCCAACTATTCCCAAGCCATCTCCCATATTCAAACTGAAAGAAACATCGTCTACGGCTCTCACCCATCCTCCCATAGCAAGTTTATAGTGCATCACTAAGTTGTTCACTTCAAGTATTTTCATTCAAAGCAGACCTCAAGAATGTTTTCCTCTTTAAATTATTCAATCTATTTTTACTGCTTAATTCAAGAATAAGAATTTTTCTTTTAAGCATTATTAATGCATGGAATAGGGCGGAATTAGTTTACGTGATTATTCTATAAATGGAGAACAAGTTACTATATTTCATCATAATCTAGGGTTGCGTTCAGCCTCAGATATTGCTTCAGAAAGCCTTCTTAAGGCTTCTTGAATAATTTCTTCGGTTGTCGCAAAGTTTAGTCTAAGATGCCCTTCTCCCCCCTCACCATACATGGAGCCGGCTGAGGTTCTTACTTTATATTTCTTCTCCAGCCATGAGGATGCTTCAACATCGTTTTTAAAAAGCTTGGATACGTTTGGAAAAGCGAAGAAGGTTCCCTCAGATCTTGGACATGAAATGCTCTTAAATTTATTCAATGTGTCGCACAACATGTTTCTCATTCTCTCACAGTGATTTTTTAATGCCTCCATCCATTCATCGCACTCGTTGTAGGCGGCTGCCGCAGCCTTCTGGGCGATTACGTCAGGGTGAATAATTATCTTCGAATTTAACGCCCTCATCTTCGCTATGATCTCTCTGCTTGCAACCACGTATCCAATTCGTAACCCAGACAGCCCGTATGTTTTAGTGAAACCGTTCACCGTGATAGTCAGATCCTCCATGCCTGGCAGAGAAGCAATGCTAACATGTGTTCTTCCATCATAGGTAAGCGTGTCGTAAAGCTCATCTGAGAAAACATAAATTTTCCTCCGTCTAGCTATGTCCGCTAAACCTTCAAGCTCGCTTCTCGTGTAAACGGCTCCCGTAGGATTATTGGGGTTGCATATCGCTATCATTTTAGTCCGCTCAGAAATTTTCCCCTCAATTTTTTTGAGATCGATATGATAATCTTCACTGCGGGCTGGGCAAGCGATAACCTTAGCGCCGGTGGAAGCCATGTGGTTGAGTATAGGCCCATATATTGGCGTAACAATCAGGACCTCATCTCCAGGATTTAAGCAGACTTCGGAGGCAAGCCATATCCCGTTCATCGCTCCAACTGTTGGAAGGATATTTTCCGCTTTTATGTCAACATTATTAAATCTCTTCCATCTATCCACGACGGCCTGAATGAAGTCTGGCAAACCCTCTGCAGGGCTATAGTGATATTCTCCATTCAGCACGGCATTTATTATCGCCCTTTTAACAGGTTCAGGAATATCGAAATCTATTTCAGCTAAACCTAAACTAATCCCCTCGTCATCTAGCCCACGATACTTCAATAAATGTCTTGTCCTCAATTGGTTTCTCGAAGCCCCTACTATAAGACCCCGTTCAGCGGGACCCATTTGCTAAATCCTCCTTATCAAAAATATACCTTTCAGTATTAAATCTTCTCTCATAGGAAACTGCGGCAAGCATTTCAAAATCTTCATTATTATCGTATATTTTTAACAGTATACTCAGACAGTCTTGAAGCATAATCTCATGAAACAAATATAAGAACTGCAAGAATTTAATAATAAGAATATATTTTAGTTTCACCCGTTTCCATGATATCTGTAAAGTATTGCGCGTCCCTCGCAATTAGTTTATTCTCTATTTCATCGTACACGTCTGCTTTTCTGGGAAGAAATATTTGTTTTTCACCAGGTTTAATTGTGTGAATACATATAAAGTTTCTACTAACGTAAAGTACGTCTTCTGAGTAACTGTATATGTGAACACCAGCGTAGTTAGCTATGGATCTAAGGACATTTGGCGGAATATTCGGGGCGCCAACATAAATGGATTTCCAGCCTGAAAATTCTTTGATAGCCATTCCGGGAACACACATCCCCCTATTATATATTATGGTCCCTAAGGTTATTGCCTCCGGGTCATCCACATATGGTATGGGTCCAATATTAAAGTCTGTTCCGAATAGTGTTGTGGGAGGTAGATTGCGGGTTATTGGGTGACTGAAATTCGAGATAAAAAGCTTTAGACTCCACTCTGTCCAATCGCATACGAAATTAATGCCTGTAATATCCTTCATGTTTTCAGCTTTTGTGTCCTCGTTTATTAGGCCCGAGGCAAACGTCCATACGAGAGTGTTTCCATTATGCTGCAAAAATCTTCTTATCATTTTACGCTGTTCGTCATTTAGATAAAATGCGTTTAAAAAGATGTAACACTTATATTGATCGGAAATCTTTTCTATATCCTCCAGAAGATAAATGTCGCACGGAGCCCCGATTCTAGACAACCAATATTTCTGCTCAAAAATCAGGGACCAATCCAGATTCCTGTTCATCCTCTCATATATGAAGCTTTTCTCATTCACTATCGCTGCGATTTCTCCAGCGGGAGCCCTATCTAAATTTAAGCTCTTCTCACCTATCTCAAGCATCCTCCTTATTCTCCCCATTATTTCTTTATCCTGATACGGGCCAACCCCTTCAGGTGAACACCAGTCAGCGTACCATAGGCCGCTAGAACTCGTTAGAACCCTGCCGAAGGTTCGAGTCAAAATAGATAGAGTCTCTTTCAGGTTTCTCGCCATGCCATACTTCGATCCGGGTGGAAATAGATGCGTTCTCGTATCATCCTCGATAAAATACATTTTTCCGTGGAGCCTAATTGACTCAACTATAGACATGGGGGCTGAATCCCCGCATATCCCTCTAAAACCGTAGCAATAGGGGCTAGCTATGAAATCCACGTACGGTGAATTCAGCACTTTACTTAAAGCTAGATGTCCAGATCTTTGGTAAGCTGACGTCTCCATATTTTTGCCCTGATCGAAGTACCAGTTGCACCATGCAGCCCCTAAAAGATACCCGTAAAACACTCCTGCAAGCATCGATTTATCGCTTGCCTCTTTAACTATTTTACATAAATATAGGATGTCGTCGGCCACAAGATCTGAGAAGAACTCAAAGTAATCTATAACCCTCCTGTATCTTGTCGGGTCTCTGAATTGATAGGTATCCGCGTTCATCTGCTCCTCTGCCGTTGGAATTTCAACCTTGTTAAAGTGG from Candidatus Bathyarchaeia archaeon includes:
- a CDS encoding ABC transporter ATP-binding protein — its product is MNNDLLRAENLGKYFPIKRSFIEVLKKKPQKHLRAVDGVTFNIKEGEILALVGESGCGKTTTGRLILRLIEPTFGRVLFEGKDVLSLNKNELKKFRMRAQIIFQDPYESLNPRMHVYATLSEPLIIHKVVSTEAERLELVMRVMEEVGLTPPEEFLFRFPHQLSGGQRQRVALASALILNPKFIVADEPVSMVDMSMRASILNVFLDMKEKRGMSCLFITHDLAMAKYVSDRIAIMYLGKIVEVGKATEVVDNPLHPYAKALIEAVPSPNPKIKMRNPTIKDEIPSPIDLPPSCRFYNRCSYAKEKCKYSHPDLINVDKEHYVACYLYHDEEEKGTFN
- a CDS encoding ABC transporter ATP-binding protein, yielding MKILEVNNLVMHYKLAMGGWVRAVDDVSFSLNMGDGLGIVGESGCGKTSLGLSILRILPDNAEIKGGEIILNGINILRLPESRFRREIRWKRISMIFQGAMNALNPLYTVGEQIVEAIKLHEKCSNEEAWERARESLEMVGINPNRVNSYPFELSGGMRQRVVIAMALALKPEIVIADEPTTALDVLVQSRVLHLIKRLQEEFNLSLILISHDVSIIAQMVNHVGIMYAGKIVEYGNVENVFLNPRHPYTYALLKAVPDIKGKPRRLEGLSGAPPDLSNPPSGCRFHPRCKFAIEECKTMEPKLIPVGNEHFVACIRADEIESKLG
- a CDS encoding beta-galactosidase; amino-acid sequence: SYTYDFSRLDKQINAVLEADPEAYILLRINFEMGAPLSILPTFDRFWRERNPEDLEVYSDGRAETQSYASKKWLQDSSEFLSSLIQHLRLSKKGARVIGIMPCAGHAGEWVKESAMENYAADYSEVMKNAFRSWLIKKYKSLENLRRAWRDPYAHFNKVEIPTAEEQMNADTYQFRDPTRYRRVIDYFEFFSDLVADDILYLCKIVKEASDKSMLAGVFYGYLLGAAWCNWYFDQGKNMETSAYQRSGHLALSKVLNSPYVDFIASPYCYGFRGICGDSAPMSIVESIRLHGKMYFIEDDTRTHLFPPGSKYGMARNLKETLSILTRTFGRVLTSSSGLWYADWCSPEGVGPYQDKEIMGRIRRMLEIGEKSLNLDRAPAGEIAAIVNEKSFIYERMNRNLDWSLIFEQKYWLSRIGAPCDIYLLEDIEKISDQYKCYIFLNAFYLNDEQRKMIRRFLQHNGNTLVWTFASGLINEDTKAENMKDITGINFVCDWTEWSLKLFISNFSHPITRNLPPTTLFGTDFNIGPIPYVDDPEAITLGTIIYNRGMCVPGMAIKEFSGWKSIYVGAPNIPPNVLRSIANYAGVHIYSYSEDVLYVSRNFICIHTIKPGEKQIFLPRKADVYDEIENKLIARDAQYFTDIMETGETKIYSYY
- a CDS encoding pyridoxal phosphate-dependent aminotransferase; this encodes MGPAERGLIVGASRNQLRTRHLLKYRGLDDEGISLGLAEIDFDIPEPVKRAIINAVLNGEYHYSPAEGLPDFIQAVVDRWKRFNNVDIKAENILPTVGAMNGIWLASEVCLNPGDEVLIVTPIYGPILNHMASTGAKVIACPARSEDYHIDLKKIEGKISERTKMIAICNPNNPTGAVYTRSELEGLADIARRRKIYVFSDELYDTLTYDGRTHVSIASLPGMEDLTITVNGFTKTYGLSGLRIGYVVASREIIAKMRALNSKIIIHPDVIAQKAAAAAYNECDEWMEALKNHCERMRNMLCDTLNKFKSISCPRSEGTFFAFPNVSKLFKNDVEASSWLEKKYKVRTSAGSMYGEGGEGHLRLNFATTEEIIQEALRRLSEAISEAERNPRL